Proteins from a genomic interval of Pseudomonas versuta:
- a CDS encoding methyl-accepting chemotaxis protein codes for MTIANTAKPMEGSRSRSQIIVLFIALIVFIMLLFANFAYLNTQSNYDKQYISHAGELRVLSQRIAKNATEAAAGKAAAFRLLSDARNDFSQRWSYLKKGDPATGLPPAPPAVHKEMQAVQRDWEQLLDNTNAILASEQTVLSLHQVAATLAETVPQLQVESEKVVEILLQRGAPASQVVLAQRQSLLAERILGAVNTVLAGDENAAQAAGAFGRDANRFGQVLNGMLEGSVGLRISQVEDKDARARLLEISELFQFVSGSVDEILETSPQLFHVREAANNIFSLSQTLLDEASTLANGFENLASGRSLDIIGGYVLGLLALASIILIGLVMVRETNRQLRETAEKNERNQNAIMRLLDEIEDLADGDLTVTASVTEDFTGAIADSINYSIDQLRGLVATINLTAGQVAAAVQETQATAMQLAEASEHQAQQIAEASAAVQQMAHSIDQVSANASESSAVAERSVAIANKGNEVVHNTIHGMDNIREQIQDTAKRIKRLGESSQEIGDIVSLIDDIADQTNILALNAAIQASMAGDAGRGFAVVADEVQRLAERSSAATRQIETLVRAIQADTNEAVISMEQTTTEVVRGARLAHDAGVALEEIEGVSQNLADLIQSISNAAQQQTTSAAQISLTMNVIQQITNQTSSGSTATADSIGNLAKMASQLRRSVSGFTLPATQKPREPQ; via the coding sequence ATGACCATAGCCAATACCGCTAAACCAATGGAAGGGTCGCGCAGTCGTTCGCAGATCATCGTGCTTTTTATCGCCCTGATCGTGTTCATCATGCTGTTGTTCGCCAACTTTGCTTACCTAAACACCCAGTCCAACTACGACAAGCAGTACATCAGCCATGCGGGCGAGTTGCGGGTGCTTTCGCAACGTATCGCCAAAAACGCCACTGAAGCCGCTGCCGGTAAAGCCGCTGCGTTCAGGTTGCTCAGCGATGCACGTAATGATTTCAGCCAGCGCTGGAGTTACCTGAAAAAAGGCGACCCGGCTACCGGCCTGCCCCCTGCGCCCCCTGCCGTGCACAAGGAAATGCAGGCGGTGCAACGCGACTGGGAGCAATTGCTGGATAACACCAACGCCATTCTGGCCAGTGAACAAACGGTTCTGTCGCTGCATCAGGTGGCTGCCACGCTGGCTGAAACCGTGCCGCAGTTGCAGGTCGAGTCCGAAAAAGTGGTCGAAATCCTCTTGCAGCGTGGCGCTCCCGCCAGCCAGGTAGTGCTGGCGCAGCGTCAGTCCTTGTTGGCCGAGCGTATTTTGGGCGCGGTTAACACGGTGCTGGCCGGCGACGAGAATGCCGCCCAGGCCGCGGGCGCCTTTGGCCGTGATGCCAACCGTTTCGGTCAAGTGCTCAACGGCATGCTGGAGGGCAGTGTCGGGCTGAGAATTTCTCAGGTCGAAGACAAGGATGCGCGCGCCCGCTTGCTGGAAATCTCGGAACTGTTCCAGTTTGTCTCCGGTTCGGTGGACGAAATTCTCGAAACTTCACCGCAGCTGTTTCATGTGCGCGAAGCCGCCAACAATATCTTCAGTCTGTCGCAGACCTTGCTCGACGAAGCCTCGACCCTGGCCAACGGTTTTGAAAACCTGGCCAGCGGGCGTTCGCTGGACATCATCGGCGGCTACGTACTGGGCCTGCTGGCGCTGGCGTCGATCATCCTGATCGGCCTGGTGATGGTGCGCGAAACCAATCGCCAACTGCGCGAAACCGCCGAAAAGAACGAGCGCAATCAAAACGCGATCATGCGCTTGCTGGACGAAATCGAAGACCTGGCCGATGGCGACCTGACCGTAACGGCCTCGGTCACGGAAGACTTCACGGGAGCCATTGCCGACTCGATCAATTACTCCATCGATCAGCTGCGCGGGCTGGTGGCAACCATCAACCTCACGGCGGGGCAAGTGGCAGCGGCAGTCCAGGAAACCCAGGCCACTGCCATGCAACTGGCCGAGGCTTCAGAGCATCAGGCGCAGCAGATTGCCGAGGCATCGGCAGCAGTCCAGCAAATGGCCCACTCCATCGATCAGGTCTCGGCCAACGCTTCCGAGTCTTCGGCTGTTGCCGAGCGCTCCGTAGCGATTGCCAACAAAGGCAATGAGGTGGTGCACAACACCATCCACGGCATGGACAACATCCGTGAGCAAATTCAGGACACCGCCAAGCGGATCAAACGTTTGGGCGAGTCTTCCCAGGAGATTGGCGACATTGTCAGCCTGATTGATGATATTGCCGATCAGACCAATATCCTGGCCCTGAACGCGGCCATTCAGGCCTCGATGGCCGGTGATGCCGGCCGCGGGTTTGCCGTGGTGGCAGACGAAGTCCAGCGCCTGGCCGAGCGTTCTTCGGCTGCCACGCGGCAAATCGAAACCCTGGTGCGGGCCATTCAGGCCGATACCAACGAAGCGGTTATTTCCATGGAGCAAACCACCACCGAAGTGGTGCGCGGTGCTCGCCTGGCACACGATGCCGGTGTGGCCCTGGAAGAAATCGAGGGAGTTTCGCAAAACCTTGCGGACCTGATTCAAAGCATTTCCAACGCCGCGCAACAACAAACCACCTCGGCGGCCCAGATTTCCCTGACCATGAACGTGATTCAGCAAATCACCAACCAGACCTCATCGGGTTCCACTGCCACCGCTGACAGCATTGGCAACCTGGCCAAAATGGCCAGTCAGCTGCGGCGTTCGGTGTCCGGCTTCACCTTGCCTGCCACGCAAAAACCACGTGAGCCACAGTAA
- a CDS encoding chemotaxis protein CheW, translating into MLDHRVGSLTGLLLPLADRYLLLPNVAIAELIDWQRGEPSSDSPPWHLRQITWRDRELPLISFEAACGSPLVTGERARIVILNTLGGNPDLKFIAMVVQGIPRSYKVDSQLSFVDVPLCPLERAAVQVGDHVARIPDLLALERLVSGEEV; encoded by the coding sequence ATGCTTGATCATCGCGTGGGCAGCCTGACCGGGTTGCTGCTACCGCTTGCGGACCGCTACCTGCTATTGCCCAACGTTGCGATAGCGGAGCTGATCGACTGGCAGCGCGGCGAGCCCAGCAGTGACTCGCCGCCCTGGCATCTGCGCCAGATCACCTGGCGTGACCGTGAATTGCCGCTGATCAGTTTCGAAGCGGCGTGTGGCAGCCCTCTGGTGACCGGCGAACGCGCGCGCATCGTTATCCTCAACACCCTGGGTGGTAATCCGGATCTGAAATTCATCGCCATGGTGGTGCAGGGCATACCCCGCTCCTACAAGGTCGATAGCCAGCTGAGCTTTGTCGACGTGCCGCTGTGCCCGCTGGAACGTGCGGCGGTGCAAGTGGGGGATCACGTGGCCAGAATTCCGGATCTGCTGGCGCTGGAGAGGCTGGTGTCGGGGGAAGAGGTTTGA
- the trhA gene encoding PAQR family membrane homeostasis protein TrhA, translating into MYHGEKFNAWTHLVGAVLAAAGSIWLLVMASLDGSPQKIISVAIYGVTLVLLYSVSTVYHSVRGRSKVIMQKFDHLSIYLLIAGSYTPFCLVTLHGPWGWSLFGIVWGMAVIGMLQEIKPRSEARILSIVIYAVMGWIVLVAVKPLLAALGTAGFIWLATGGVMYTVGIIFFALDHRLRHAHGIWHLFVIAGSLLHFVAIAHYVI; encoded by the coding sequence ATGTATCACGGTGAAAAATTCAATGCCTGGACCCACCTGGTGGGCGCGGTCCTGGCGGCGGCAGGGAGTATCTGGTTGCTGGTGATGGCGTCTCTGGACGGCAGCCCGCAGAAGATAATAAGTGTGGCGATTTATGGCGTGACGCTGGTGTTGCTGTACAGCGTGTCAACCGTGTACCACAGCGTGCGCGGGCGTTCTAAGGTGATCATGCAGAAGTTTGATCACCTGTCGATTTACCTGTTGATCGCCGGCAGTTACACCCCGTTTTGCCTGGTCACGCTGCATGGGCCCTGGGGCTGGTCGTTGTTCGGCATTGTCTGGGGCATGGCGGTGATCGGCATGTTGCAAGAGATCAAGCCGCGCTCCGAAGCGCGCATTCTGTCCATTGTGATTTACGCAGTAATGGGCTGGATTGTACTGGTGGCAGTCAAGCCGTTGCTGGCGGCGCTGGGTACCGCCGGCTTTATCTGGCTGGCCACGGGCGGGGTGATGTACACCGTGGGGATTATCTTTTTTGCGCTGGATCACCGTCTGCGCCATGCCCACGGCATTTGGCACCTGTTCGTGATTGCCGGCAGCCTGCTGCACTTTGTGGCCATCGCGCACTACGTGATCTAG
- a CDS encoding formate/nitrite transporter family protein, with translation MDTQKSGKTPNLSAEEEHDVTKNQPPRAAVLHEIIRVQGDLELERSIAALFWSALAAGLTMGLSLMAMGLLNSRLPSGEAFKVIASFGYCAGFLAVILSRQQLFTENTLTAVLPIMSKPTLNNFGRLFRLWAVVLVGNLMGTLLVAYAMLHLPIFDNQTDKAFLEIGRKVMENDARQMFSKGIISGWMIATMVWMIPSMESAKMWIIILITYLMALGDFTHIVVGTAEVSYLVFAGELPWKDFWLIFAGPTLAGNIIGGSFIFALISHAQIRSDTKKPQKP, from the coding sequence ATGGACACTCAAAAAAGCGGCAAGACCCCCAACCTGTCGGCTGAAGAAGAGCACGACGTCACTAAAAACCAGCCACCCCGGGCCGCCGTACTGCACGAAATCATTCGCGTGCAGGGCGATCTGGAACTGGAGCGCAGCATCGCCGCGCTGTTCTGGTCGGCCCTTGCTGCAGGACTGACCATGGGCCTGTCGTTGATGGCCATGGGCTTACTCAACTCGCGCCTGCCCAGCGGTGAAGCCTTCAAGGTCATCGCCAGCTTCGGTTACTGCGCAGGCTTTTTGGCCGTCATCCTGTCGCGCCAGCAGCTATTCACCGAAAACACCCTTACCGCCGTGCTGCCGATCATGAGCAAGCCCACGCTCAATAATTTCGGGCGCCTGTTCCGGCTGTGGGCAGTGGTGCTGGTGGGCAATCTGATGGGCACGCTGCTGGTTGCCTACGCAATGCTGCACCTGCCGATTTTCGATAACCAGACCGACAAGGCCTTTCTTGAAATCGGGCGCAAGGTCATGGAAAACGACGCCCGCCAGATGTTCTCCAAAGGCATTATCTCGGGCTGGATGATTGCCACCATGGTGTGGATGATCCCGTCGATGGAAAGCGCCAAGATGTGGATCATCATCCTCATCACTTACCTGATGGCGCTGGGTGACTTCACTCACATCGTGGTCGGTACGGCAGAAGTGTCGTATCTGGTATTTGCCGGCGAACTGCCGTGGAAAGACTTCTGGCTGATATTCGCCGGCCCGACCCTGGCCGGCAACATCATCGGCGGCAGTTTTATTTTCGCCCTGATCAGCCACGCCCAAATCCGCAGCGATACCAAAAAACCGCAAAAACCCTGA
- a CDS encoding acyl-CoA thioesterase: MNFHTRKWVKPEDLNPNGTLFGGSLLRWIDEEAAIYAIVQLGNQRVVTKYISEINFVSASRQGDIIELGITATAFGRTSITLTCEVRNKITRKSILTVDKMVFVNLGEDGLPSPHGRTEIKYVKDQFQDDTLA, encoded by the coding sequence ATGAATTTTCACACCCGCAAATGGGTTAAACCCGAAGACCTCAACCCCAACGGCACCCTGTTCGGCGGCAGCCTGTTGCGCTGGATCGACGAAGAAGCGGCGATCTACGCCATCGTGCAATTGGGCAACCAGCGTGTAGTGACCAAGTACATCTCCGAAATCAACTTTGTCAGCGCTTCGCGCCAGGGCGACATCATCGAACTGGGCATCACTGCCACTGCGTTCGGCCGCACCTCGATCACCCTGACCTGCGAAGTGCGCAACAAGATCACCCGCAAAAGTATCCTGACCGTCGACAAAATGGTCTTCGTCAACCTGGGTGAAGACGGCTTGCCATCCCCCCACGGCCGCACCGAGATCAAATACGTCAAAGACCAGTTTCAGGATGACACTCTGGCCTGA
- the ahcY gene encoding adenosylhomocysteinase, with amino-acid sequence MSAVNTPAGFTDYKVADMSLAQWGRRETFIAESEMPALMGLRRRYAAEQPLKGAKILGCIHMTIQTAVLIETLVALGAEVRWSSCNIFSTQDQAAAAIAAAGIPVFAWKGETEEEYEWCLEQTILKDGAPWDANMILDDGGDLTELLHKKYPDMLKKIHGVTEETTTGVHRLLDMLAKGELMIPAINVNDSVTKSKNDNKYGCRHSLNDAIKRGTDHLLSGKQALVIGYGDVGKGSSQSLRQEGMIVKVSEIDPICAMQACMDGFEVVSPFINGQNDGTAASIDAALLGKIDLIVTTTGNVNVCDKNMLAALKKRAVVCNIGHFDNEIDTAFMRKNWAWEEVKPQVHKVHRTGLGEFDPQNDDYLILLAEGRLVNLGNATGHPSRIMDGSFANQVLAQIFLFAQKYADLPAELQAERLTVEVLPKKLDEEVALEMVRGFGGVVTQLTKQQADYIGVTVEGPFKPDAYRY; translated from the coding sequence ATGAGCGCTGTAAACACGCCTGCAGGTTTTACCGACTATAAAGTCGCTGATATGTCCCTGGCCCAATGGGGCCGCCGCGAAACCTTCATCGCCGAGTCCGAAATGCCGGCTCTGATGGGTCTGCGTCGCCGCTATGCAGCAGAACAACCGCTCAAGGGCGCGAAGATTCTGGGCTGCATTCACATGACCATCCAGACTGCCGTGCTGATCGAAACCCTGGTTGCCCTGGGTGCCGAAGTGCGTTGGTCCTCGTGCAACATCTTCTCGACTCAGGATCAGGCCGCTGCCGCTATCGCTGCTGCCGGCATCCCGGTATTTGCCTGGAAAGGCGAGACTGAAGAAGAGTACGAGTGGTGCCTTGAGCAAACCATCCTTAAAGATGGCGCGCCTTGGGATGCCAACATGATCCTCGACGACGGCGGCGACCTGACCGAGCTGCTGCACAAGAAATACCCGGACATGCTGAAAAAGATCCACGGCGTGACGGAAGAAACCACCACTGGCGTACACCGTCTGCTGGACATGCTGGCCAAAGGCGAGCTGATGATCCCTGCGATCAACGTCAACGACTCGGTGACCAAAAGCAAAAACGACAACAAGTACGGCTGCCGTCATAGCCTGAACGATGCCATCAAGCGTGGTACTGACCACCTGTTGTCCGGCAAGCAAGCGCTGGTGATCGGCTACGGCGACGTGGGCAAGGGCTCGTCTCAGTCCCTGCGTCAGGAAGGCATGATCGTCAAGGTTTCGGAAATCGACCCGATCTGCGCCATGCAAGCCTGCATGGACGGTTTCGAAGTGGTTTCGCCATTCATCAATGGCCAGAACGACGGCACTGCCGCCAGCATCGACGCTGCGCTGCTGGGCAAGATCGACCTGATCGTGACCACCACCGGTAACGTCAACGTGTGCGACAAGAACATGCTGGCTGCGCTGAAAAAACGCGCCGTGGTGTGCAACATCGGTCACTTCGACAACGAAATCGACACCGCTTTCATGCGCAAAAACTGGGCATGGGAAGAAGTGAAGCCACAGGTTCACAAGGTTCACCGTACTGGCCTGGGCGAATTCGACCCGCAGAACGACGACTACCTGATCCTGCTGGCCGAAGGCCGTCTGGTTAACCTGGGCAACGCCACAGGTCACCCGAGCCGCATCATGGACGGTTCGTTTGCCAACCAGGTTCTGGCACAGATCTTCCTGTTCGCCCAGAAATACGCTGATCTGCCAGCCGAGCTGCAAGCCGAGCGCCTGACTGTAGAAGTGCTGCCTAAGAAGCTCGACGAAGAAGTGGCCCTGGAAATGGTTCGCGGCTTCGGTGGCGTAGTAACGCAACTGACCAAGCAACAGGCTGACTACATCGGCGTTACCGTCGAAGGCCCGTTCAAGCCGGATGCTTACCGCTACTGA
- the metF gene encoding methylenetetrahydrofolate reductase [NAD(P)H], producing the protein MSQDRRYSFEFFPTKTDAGHEKLMNTARQLATYNPDFFSCTYGAGGSTRDRTINTVLQLESEVKVPAAPHLSCVGDSKADLRGLLTQYKAAGIKRIVALRGDLPSGMGMASGELRYANDLVSFIREETADHFHIEVAAYPEMHPQARNFEDDINNFVRKAHAGADSAITQYFFNADSYFRFVERVRAAGVTIPIVPGIMPITNYSKLARFSDACGAEIPRWIRKQLEAYGDDIQSIQAFGEQVISEMCERLLVGGAPGLHFYTLNQAEPSLAIWNNLKLPR; encoded by the coding sequence ATGTCTCAAGACCGTCGTTACAGCTTCGAGTTTTTCCCGACCAAGACCGATGCTGGGCATGAAAAACTGATGAATACGGCTCGCCAGCTGGCGACCTACAACCCGGATTTTTTCTCCTGCACCTATGGTGCCGGTGGCTCTACCCGTGACCGCACGATCAATACCGTGCTGCAACTGGAGAGCGAAGTAAAAGTACCTGCCGCCCCGCATTTGTCATGCGTGGGTGACAGCAAGGCTGACTTGCGTGGCCTGCTGACCCAGTACAAAGCTGCAGGCATCAAGCGCATTGTTGCGCTGCGTGGCGACCTGCCTTCGGGCATGGGCATGGCCAGTGGCGAGCTGCGTTATGCCAATGACCTGGTGAGCTTCATTCGTGAAGAGACCGCCGATCACTTCCATATCGAAGTGGCGGCCTACCCTGAAATGCACCCGCAAGCGCGCAACTTCGAAGACGATATCAACAACTTCGTGCGCAAGGCCCACGCTGGCGCCGACAGTGCGATCACCCAGTATTTCTTCAACGCCGACAGCTACTTCCGTTTTGTCGAGCGTGTGCGGGCTGCTGGCGTCACGATCCCGATCGTGCCGGGCATCATGCCAATCACCAACTACAGCAAGCTGGCGCGCTTCTCTGACGCCTGTGGCGCTGAAATCCCGCGCTGGATTCGCAAGCAGCTGGAAGCCTACGGTGACGACATCCAGAGCATTCAGGCCTTTGGCGAACAGGTGATCAGCGAAATGTGCGAACGCCTTCTCGTCGGCGGCGCACCGGGTTTGCACTTCTACACCCTGAACCAGGCCGAGCCTAGCCTGGCGATCTGGAACAACCTCAAGCTGCCTCGCTGA
- a CDS encoding DEAD/DEAH box helicase: MSFASLGLSEALVRAIEAAGYTEPTPVQQRAIPAVLQGRDLMVAAQTGTGKTGGFALPILEKLFPNGHPDKSQRHGPRQPRVLVLTPTRELAAQVHESFKLYARDLKFVSACVFGGVGTNPQVQALARGVDVLVACPGRLLDLAGQGSVDLSHVEILVLDEADRMLDMGFVHDVKKVLARLPSKRQNLLFSATFSKDITDLAGKLLRNPERIEVTPPNTTVERIEQRVFRLPATHKRALLAHLITAGAWEQVLVFTRTKHGANRLAEYLDKHGLSAVAIHGNKSQNARTKALADFKAGAVRILVATDIAARGLDIDQLPHVVNFELPNVDEDYVHRIGRTGRAGRSGEAISLVAPDEEKLLKSIERMTRQKIADGDLMGFDSSTVEAEKPEVRERPDVRNPRNPPRGPRGDGPGTPGGGGGRKDKGKEKSKEKPAAARGERPAREQKPREAQPAREQRQPAPRSDANRAPDEFRDDDVDNFGNRADYVSPYQNKNNQSRGRRPGAPAAGTGAAPAARTGGAPQGRQNGPRTGSGASTGTPPAKRSGPRSGAPRDGQARRENRPARDDARQEPAVKGPRENQPKIMHKESKSDRFPTPEQLDQLPNRPRGEKPALLTRNR, encoded by the coding sequence ATGTCCTTTGCTTCCCTCGGTCTCTCCGAGGCTTTAGTCCGCGCCATTGAAGCTGCGGGCTATACCGAGCCTACTCCGGTGCAACAGCGGGCCATTCCCGCCGTGTTGCAAGGTCGCGACCTGATGGTTGCGGCTCAGACAGGTACTGGCAAAACCGGCGGCTTCGCTCTTCCGATTCTGGAAAAGCTGTTTCCCAATGGCCACCCGGACAAATCCCAGCGCCACGGCCCACGCCAACCACGCGTGCTGGTCCTGACTCCTACTCGCGAACTCGCCGCCCAGGTGCATGAGAGCTTCAAGCTCTATGCCCGCGACTTGAAGTTCGTCAGTGCTTGCGTCTTTGGCGGTGTCGGCACGAACCCTCAGGTTCAAGCCCTGGCCCGTGGTGTCGACGTACTGGTTGCCTGCCCGGGTCGTTTGCTCGATCTGGCCGGCCAAGGCAGCGTTGACCTGTCCCACGTTGAAATTCTGGTGCTTGATGAAGCCGACCGGATGCTCGACATGGGCTTCGTCCATGACGTGAAAAAAGTCCTCGCGCGTCTGCCGTCCAAGCGTCAGAACCTGCTGTTTTCGGCGACGTTCTCCAAGGACATCACCGATCTGGCCGGCAAGCTGCTGCGCAACCCGGAACGCATCGAAGTGACGCCGCCGAACACCACGGTGGAGCGCATCGAACAGCGCGTTTTCCGTCTGCCCGCCACTCACAAGCGTGCCTTGCTGGCGCACTTGATCACGGCAGGCGCCTGGGAACAGGTACTGGTCTTCACCCGTACCAAGCACGGTGCCAACCGTCTGGCCGAGTACCTGGACAAGCACGGCCTCAGCGCTGTGGCCATCCACGGTAACAAGAGCCAGAACGCGCGGACCAAAGCCCTGGCCGACTTCAAGGCCGGTGCCGTACGCATTCTGGTAGCCACCGATATCGCCGCTCGCGGTCTGGATATCGATCAGCTGCCACACGTGGTCAACTTCGAGCTGCCAAACGTCGATGAAGATTACGTTCACCGTATCGGCCGTACGGGCCGTGCCGGTCGTTCGGGCGAGGCGATCTCGCTGGTCGCTCCGGACGAAGAAAAACTGCTGAAAAGCATCGAGCGCATGACCCGCCAGAAAATCGCTGATGGCGACCTGATGGGTTTTGACTCCAGCACCGTAGAAGCCGAAAAGCCTGAAGTGCGTGAGCGTCCGGATGTGCGTAACCCGCGCAACCCGCCTCGCGGTCCACGTGGCGACGGTCCGGGTACCCCGGGTGGTGGCGGTGGTCGTAAAGACAAGGGCAAGGAAAAGAGCAAGGAAAAGCCGGCAGCCGCTCGCGGCGAGCGTCCTGCTCGTGAGCAAAAGCCACGCGAAGCTCAACCTGCCCGCGAACAGCGTCAGCCAGCGCCGCGTTCGGACGCCAACCGTGCGCCGGACGAGTTTCGTGATGACGATGTAGATAACTTTGGTAACCGCGCTGATTACGTCAGCCCGTACCAGAACAAGAACAACCAGAGCCGTGGTCGCCGTCCGGGCGCTCCTGCTGCGGGCACCGGTGCAGCACCTGCTGCGCGTACCGGTGGTGCTCCACAGGGCCGCCAGAACGGTCCGCGTACCGGCAGCGGCGCCAGCACTGGCACACCGCCAGCCAAGCGCAGCGGCCCACGCAGTGGTGCTCCGCGTGATGGTCAGGCCCGTCGCGAAAACCGTCCGGCCCGTGACGATGCTCGTCAAGAGCCAGCGGTTAAAGGCCCACGCGAGAACCAGCCGAAGATCATGCACAAGGAGTCGAAAAGCGATCGCTTCCCGACACCTGAGCAGCTGGATCAACTGCCGAACCGTCCTCGTGGCGAGAAGCCAGCGCTGCTGACTCGTAACCGCTGA
- a CDS encoding YceI family protein — protein sequence MLKKTLAALALGTALLTAGQAMAADYTIDKEGQHAFIDWKISHLGYSFIHGTFKDWSGTFSWDADKPADSKIDVTLKTASLFSNHAERDKHIASKDFLDVSKYPDATFKSTKVVSTGEKTADVTGDLTLHGVTKPVTFKATFNGEGKDPWGGERAGFNATTTINLNDFGIKGPGPTSQTLDLDISLEGVKAK from the coding sequence ATGTTGAAAAAGACCCTCGCTGCACTGGCTCTCGGTACTGCCCTGCTGACTGCCGGCCAGGCCATGGCGGCTGACTACACCATCGACAAGGAAGGCCAGCATGCTTTCATCGACTGGAAGATCAGCCACCTGGGCTACAGCTTCATTCACGGTACTTTCAAGGACTGGAGCGGTACTTTTTCGTGGGATGCGGACAAGCCTGCAGACAGCAAAATTGACGTCACCCTGAAAACCGCCAGCCTGTTCTCCAACCACGCTGAACGTGACAAGCACATCGCCAGCAAGGATTTCCTGGACGTGAGCAAGTACCCGGACGCGACCTTCAAGTCGACCAAAGTGGTGTCGACCGGCGAAAAAACTGCTGACGTGACCGGCGATCTGACCCTGCACGGCGTGACCAAGCCAGTAACGTTCAAAGCCACGTTCAATGGCGAAGGCAAGGATCCATGGGGCGGCGAACGCGCTGGCTTCAACGCGACCACCACCATCAACCTGAACGACTTCGGCATCAAAGGCCCGGGCCCTACATCCCAGACTCTGGACCTGGACATCTCGCTCGAAGGCGTGAAAGCCAAGTAA
- a CDS encoding cytochrome b encodes MQLRNSSSRYGAVSIFMHWSVALAVFGLFALGLWMVGLDYYSPWRKEAPDLHKSIGLTLFAVMLLRVVWRWISPAPPALDSYSRATRIGAKLGHGFLYLGLFAVMIAGYLISTAEGVGIPVFGLFEVPALISSLPDQADVAGVVHLWLAWAVVIFAGLHGLIALKHHFIDRDATLIRMLGRKA; translated from the coding sequence ATGCAGCTACGTAACTCGTCTTCCCGCTATGGTGCAGTCAGCATTTTCATGCATTGGTCTGTTGCGCTGGCGGTGTTCGGTTTGTTTGCGCTGGGCTTGTGGATGGTCGGCCTCGACTACTACAGCCCATGGCGCAAGGAAGCACCGGACTTGCATAAAAGCATTGGTCTGACGCTGTTCGCAGTCATGTTGCTGCGGGTCGTGTGGCGCTGGATCAGCCCTGCTCCGCCAGCACTGGACAGCTACAGCCGGGCAACGCGCATTGGCGCAAAACTCGGTCATGGTTTCCTGTATCTGGGGTTGTTTGCGGTGATGATTGCCGGGTACCTGATTTCGACTGCCGAAGGTGTCGGCATTCCGGTGTTCGGTCTGTTTGAAGTACCCGCACTGATTTCCAGCTTGCCCGATCAGGCCGATGTGGCCGGTGTCGTGCATCTGTGGCTGGCGTGGGCCGTGGTGATTTTTGCCGGATTGCATGGCCTGATTGCCTTGAAACACCACTTTATCGATCGTGATGCGACCCTGATTCGTATGCTGGGACGCAAAGCCTGA